One Astyanax mexicanus isolate ESR-SI-001 chromosome 3, AstMex3_surface, whole genome shotgun sequence genomic region harbors:
- the LOC125799436 gene encoding small integral membrane protein 36-like, whose product MMGFQVDDVEIDPVTLNLIILIASYVILLLVFLISCILYDCQGKDPTKEYAPDPQPSATQTPIRLVVMQGSPATRWDQNKTVTTYEADGGEQREKKTTLV is encoded by the coding sequence ATGATGGGCTTCCAGGTAGACGACGTGGAGATTGACCCGGTCACTCTGAACCTGATCATACTGATCGCTAGCTATGTGATCCTGCTGCTGGTCTTCCTCATCTCCTGCATCCTCTACGACTGCCAGGGCAAGGACCCCACAAAAGAGTATGCACCGGACCCCCAGCCCAGCGCCACACAGACCCCCATCAGGCTGGTGGTCATGCAGGGGTCCCCTGCCACCCGCTGGGACCAAAACAAGACCGTCACCACGTACGAGGCAGatggaggagagcagagggagaAGAAGACCACGCTGGTCTGA